From the Glutamicibacter halophytocola genome, the window CGCGGAGGACACGAGAAACTTCCACCACCTCGCCCATGCGCTGGGAATCAAGATCACCGCCAAGGTGATGAGCCTTCATGAGCACAACGAAGCACACAAGCTTTCTGAAGTCATCGTCTTGGCAGCCCAGGGGGCAACAATCCTGGTCGTCTCCGACGCGGGAATGCCAGCTGTTTCGGATCCGGGCTACCCGCTGGTGGCGGCCGCGCTCAGCGCAGGCATTCGCGTCACCGCCGTGCCAGGCCCTTCAGCCGTGTTGACCGCGCTCTCGCTTTCGGGCCTGCCGACAGGGCGCTTCACCTTCGAGGGGTTCTTGCCACGCAAGGCAGGGGAGCGGCGCAAAAGGCTGGAATCGTTGCTGGCCGAAGAACGCACCATGGTCTTCTTCGAAGCGCCGCATCGCCTGGGCGATTTCCTGGAGGGCGCCGTCGAAGCCTTTGGCGAAAACCGCCAGGCAGCCGTGGCCCGGGAATTGACCAAAAAATTTGAGGAAGTCCGTCGAGACTCGCTCGGTGCCTTGAAGCAGTGGTCCGAGGATGGCGTGCGTGGCGAAATCGTCGTGGTGATCCACGGCGCTGAAGAAGCAGAACCGGCCACGGTGGATGAGTTGCTGCCCAAGGTTGCGGCACTCGTGGAACAGGGCACTCGAATGAAACAAGCCGTGGCTGAAGTTGCCGAAAAATTTGGCGTGAAGAAACGCGATCTTTATGAGGCTGTCTTGGCCGAACGTCACGAAGCGGATAAATAGCGGAATTCGCATAGGCTGATTGCACAATGAATCTGCGCTTTTATAGTGCACAGGGCGATTTACAGTTCGCTTGTGCCGAGAATAGCGTAGGCATCAACGACGATTAGTTTCATTTATAGTTTCAGGAGATGCGCGTATGTCGATCACTGCCCAGCGCGAAGCAGAACTGCTTGCAAAGGTTC encodes:
- the rsmI gene encoding 16S rRNA (cytidine(1402)-2'-O)-methyltransferase, with the translated sequence MQISENEGVIVLGATPIGNLSDASPRLREMMATADIIAAEDTRNFHHLAHALGIKITAKVMSLHEHNEAHKLSEVIVLAAQGATILVVSDAGMPAVSDPGYPLVAAALSAGIRVTAVPGPSAVLTALSLSGLPTGRFTFEGFLPRKAGERRKRLESLLAEERTMVFFEAPHRLGDFLEGAVEAFGENRQAAVARELTKKFEEVRRDSLGALKQWSEDGVRGEIVVVIHGAEEAEPATVDELLPKVAALVEQGTRMKQAVAEVAEKFGVKKRDLYEAVLAERHEADK